Proteins encoded in a region of the Magallana gigas chromosome 8, xbMagGiga1.1, whole genome shotgun sequence genome:
- the LOC105337238 gene encoding catenin alpha-2 isoform X7, with protein sequence MSVGSPMVGSLQVKWDPKNLEIRTMSVEKTLEPLVTQVTTLVNQKSPSNKKKGRSKKAHVLSAAVQKATENFIARGEEIANENPDIRVDMMAAVDEVRKTGEVMRDSSTEFAADPCSLSKRGAMVRAARALLSAVTRLLILADMVDVHLLLKSLRMVEGDLDRVRNATSQQELMSSFKDLGESLVDLAQRAAQRQNDLKDPRRRDDLAAARAVLKKNSMMLLTTSKAYVRHPELAPAKSNRDYAYQQLVDAVNTISGVAQASGASDAHPYEGAGELASALDELMQKIIMDPLTYNEVRTRPSLEERLESIISGAALMADSSCTRDDRRERIVQECNAVRQALQDLLTEYMNNQGRSEVSDDLQRAIDNMERKTKDLKRQLRKAVVDHVSDSFLETNVPLLVLIEAAKAGDERGVEEYAQVFADHANKLVEVANLACSMSSNAEGVKMVRLTAAELESLCPQVINAARILASRPRSKVAQENMDVFKDAWEREVRILTDAVDDITTIHDFLAVSESHILEDVNKCVVALQEGDADTLDRTAGAIRGRSSRVCNVVTAEMENYEAGAYVDRVMEAVVMLRDQVMPNFAEKVEVAVDALSYNPPREVDENEFIDASRLVYDGVRDIRQAVLLDRTEVETDSEVEDDPYETRSKSSYMTGMDDDLGKSDRAMMRQLPAEEREQIQMQVQEFLADKMKLDREVAKWDDSGNDIIVMAKQMCMIMMEMTDFTRGRGPLKSTMDVINAAKKISEAGIQLDKLAKQIADQCPDSASKKDLLAYLQRIALYCQQLNITSKVKADVQNVSGELIVSGLDSATSLIMAAKNLMNAVVLTVKACYVASTKYKQAGNTSTVVMWKMKPPEKKALVKREDPNELRSKIRKGARKKNMEPVKALSEFQEIDSFC encoded by the exons ATGAGTGTTGGTTCCCCTATGGTGGGGTCCCTGCAGGTAAAATGGGACCCCAAGAATCTGGAGATTCGAACCATGTCTGTAGAAAAGACCTTGGAACCACTGGTCACTCAG GTGACTACGTTGGTGAATCAAAAAAGCCCTTCAAACAAGAAGAAGGGCAGATCAAAGAAAGCCCATGTTTTGAGTGCCGCTGTACAGAAAGCTACAGAGAATTTTATCGCAAGGGGAGAGGAAATAGCCAACGAAAACCCAGACATTAGGGTGGATATGATGGCAGCTGTTGATGAAGTCAGAAAAACAG GTGAGGTGATGCGAGACTCCTCCACAGAATTCGCTGCTGACCCCTGCTCCCTGTCCAAGAGAGGAGCCATGGTCCGGGCCGCCAGGGCTCTCCTGTCAGCTGTCACTCGACTACTGATTCTAGCAGATATGGTTGATGTCCATCTATTACTGAAATCCCTCAGAATG GTTGAAGGTGATTTGGACAGAGTCCGTAATGCTACGAGTCAGCAGGAACTGATGTCCAGTTTCAAAGACCTAGGAGAGAGTCTGGTGGACCTTGCTCAGCGGGCTGCTCAAAGACAAAAT GATCTGAAGGACCCCAGGAGGAGAGACGACTTAGCTGCTGCCAGGGCCGTCCTCAAGAAGAACAGTATGATGCTGCTCACCACTTCAAAG GCGTACGTGAGACACCCAGAGCTTGCCCCTGCCAAATCCAACAGGGACTATGCCTACCAGCAGCTTGTGGATGCTGTCAACACTATATCGGGGGTGGCCCAGGCCTCTGGGGCCTCTGATGCTCACCCGTATGAGGGGGCAGGAGAATTAGCCTCAGCTCTTGATGAATTAATG caaaaaataattatggatCCCCTGACCTACAATGAAGTGAGAACGAGGCCATCATTAGAGGAACGACTGGAGAGCATCATCAGTGGAGCTGCTCTAATGGCCGACTCCTCCTGCACGAGGGATGATCGCAGGGAAAGGATTGTACAGGAGTGTAATGCTGTCAGACAGGCACTACAAGACCTGCTAACGGAGTACATGAACAAT CAAGGAAGAAGTGAGGTCAGTGACGATCTACAGAGAGCCATTGATAACATGGAGAGGAAGACCAAAGACCTAAAGAGACAG CTGAGAAAAGCAGTGGTGGATCATGTTTCTGACTCGTTCCTTGAGACCAATGTCCCACTGTTAGTCCTGATAGAGGCTGCCAAGGCCGGTGATGAGAGAGGGGTGGAGGAATATGCCCAAGTGTTCGCTGACCATGCCAACAAACTGGTGGAG GTTGCCAATCTCGCCTGCTCCATGTCCAGCAATGCAGAAGGTGTGAAGATGGTGAGATTGACGGCGGCTGAGCTTGAGAGCCTCTGTCCACAG GTCATCAATGCAGCTCGTATTTTGGCCAGTCGACCCAGATCTAAGGTTGCTCAGGAGAACATGGATGTGTTCAAGGACGCCTGGGAGAGGGAGGTCCGAATCTTAACAGACGCAGTTGATGATATTACAACTATCCACGATTTCTTAGCTGTCTCAG AGAGCCATATCCTAGAGGATGTCAACAAATGTGTGGTAGCGCTACAGGAGGGAGATGCAGACACACTTGACCGTACAGCAGGGGCCATCAGGGGGAGATCCTCTCGAGTCTGTAATGTGGTGACAGCGGAGATGGAAAATTACGAGGCAGGGGCATATGTGGACAGAGTAATGGAAGCAGTTGTAATGCTTAGGGACCAAG TGATGCCTAACTTTGCAGAAAAGGTGGAAGTAGCAGTGGATGCTCTCAGTTACAACCCTCCACGGGAAGTGGATGAGAATGAATTCATCGATGCCAGTCGACTTGTTTATGATGGAGTCCGGGATATCAGACAAGCAGTGCTACTAGACAGG ACTGAAGTTGAAACAGATTCAGAAGTTGAAGACGATCCATATGAAACCAGAAGCAAAT CAAGTTACATGACCGGCATGGATGATGACCTCGGTAAGAGTGACCGGGCCATGATGAGGCAGCTGCCTGCGGAGGAGCGGGAGCAGATCCAGATGCAGGTCCAGGAATTCCTGGCAGACAAAATGAAGCTGGACAGAGAGGTTGCCAAGTGGGACGACAGTGGGAACGACATCATTGTCATGGCCAAGCAGATGTGTATGATCATGATGGAGATGACAGACTTTACCAG AGGAAGAGGGCCACTAAAGAGTACAATGGATGTGATCAATGCTGCCAAGAAAATCTCTGAGGCTGGTATACAACTGGATAAACTTGCCAAACAAATTGCTGACCAG TGTCCAGACTCCGCCTCAAAGAAAGACTTGTTAGCTTACCTACAACGAATCGCTCTGTATTGCCAACAGTTAAATATTACCAGTAAAGTCAAAGCCGATGTCCAGAATGTCAGTGGAGAGTTAATCGTGTCAGGG ttGGACAGTGCCACATCACTCATTATGGCTGCCAAGAATCTCATGAACGCTGTAGTACTGACTGTCAAAGCTTGTTATGTGGCATCTACCAAG TACAAGCAAGCAGGCAATACA TCAACTGTGGTAATGTGGAAAATGAAGCCTCCAGAGAAAAAAGCATTGGTCAAAAGGGAAGATCCCAATGAACTTCGATCCAAAATCCGCAAAGGTGCACGCAAGAAGAATATGGAGCCAGTGAAGGCCCTCAGTGAGTTTCAGGAAATCGACAGTTTTTGCTGA
- the LOC105337238 gene encoding catenin alpha-2 isoform X6 encodes MSVGSPMVGSLQVKWDPKNLEIRTMSVEKTLEPLVTQVTTLVNQKSPSNKKKGRSKKAHVLSAAVQKATENFIARGEEIANENPDIRVDMMAAVDEVRKTGEVMRDSSTEFAADPCSLSKRGAMVRAARALLSAVTRLLILADMVDVHLLLKSLRMVEGDLDRVRNATSQQELMSSFKDLGESLVDLAQRAAQRQNDLKDPRRRDDLAAARAVLKKNSMMLLTTSKAYVRHPELAPAKSNRDYAYQQLVDAVNTISGVAQASGASDAHPYEGAGELASALDELMQKIIMDPLTYNEVRTRPSLEERLESIISGAALMADSSCTRDDRRERIVQECNAVRQALQDLLTEYMNNQGRSEVSDDLQRAIDNMERKTKDLKRQLRKAVVDHVSDSFLETNVPLLVLIEAAKAGDERGVEEYAQVFADHANKLVEVANLACSMSSNAEGVKMVRLTAAELESLCPQVINAARILASRPRSKVAQENMDVFKDAWEREVRILTDAVDDITTIHDFLAVSESHILEDVNKCVVALQEGDADTLDRTAGAIRGRSSRVCNVVTAEMENYEAGAYVDRVMEAVVMLRDQVMPNFAEKVEVAVDALSYNPPREVDENEFIDASRLVYDGVRDIRQAVLLDRTEVETDSEVEDDPYETRSKSSYMTGMDDDLGKSDRAMMRQLPAEEREQIQMQVQEFLADKMKLDREVAKWDDSGNDIIVMAKQMCMIMMEMTDFTRGRGPLKSTMDVINAAKKISEAGIQLDKLAKQIADQCPNSAEKKDLNAYLQEIALFCHQLNITSRVKSDITSVSEQAIVVTGLDSATSLIMAAKNLMNAVVLTVKACYVASTKYKQAGNTSTVVMWKMKPPEKKALVKREDPNELRSKIRKGARKKNMEPVKALSEFQEIDSFC; translated from the exons ATGAGTGTTGGTTCCCCTATGGTGGGGTCCCTGCAGGTAAAATGGGACCCCAAGAATCTGGAGATTCGAACCATGTCTGTAGAAAAGACCTTGGAACCACTGGTCACTCAG GTGACTACGTTGGTGAATCAAAAAAGCCCTTCAAACAAGAAGAAGGGCAGATCAAAGAAAGCCCATGTTTTGAGTGCCGCTGTACAGAAAGCTACAGAGAATTTTATCGCAAGGGGAGAGGAAATAGCCAACGAAAACCCAGACATTAGGGTGGATATGATGGCAGCTGTTGATGAAGTCAGAAAAACAG GTGAGGTGATGCGAGACTCCTCCACAGAATTCGCTGCTGACCCCTGCTCCCTGTCCAAGAGAGGAGCCATGGTCCGGGCCGCCAGGGCTCTCCTGTCAGCTGTCACTCGACTACTGATTCTAGCAGATATGGTTGATGTCCATCTATTACTGAAATCCCTCAGAATG GTTGAAGGTGATTTGGACAGAGTCCGTAATGCTACGAGTCAGCAGGAACTGATGTCCAGTTTCAAAGACCTAGGAGAGAGTCTGGTGGACCTTGCTCAGCGGGCTGCTCAAAGACAAAAT GATCTGAAGGACCCCAGGAGGAGAGACGACTTAGCTGCTGCCAGGGCCGTCCTCAAGAAGAACAGTATGATGCTGCTCACCACTTCAAAG GCGTACGTGAGACACCCAGAGCTTGCCCCTGCCAAATCCAACAGGGACTATGCCTACCAGCAGCTTGTGGATGCTGTCAACACTATATCGGGGGTGGCCCAGGCCTCTGGGGCCTCTGATGCTCACCCGTATGAGGGGGCAGGAGAATTAGCCTCAGCTCTTGATGAATTAATG caaaaaataattatggatCCCCTGACCTACAATGAAGTGAGAACGAGGCCATCATTAGAGGAACGACTGGAGAGCATCATCAGTGGAGCTGCTCTAATGGCCGACTCCTCCTGCACGAGGGATGATCGCAGGGAAAGGATTGTACAGGAGTGTAATGCTGTCAGACAGGCACTACAAGACCTGCTAACGGAGTACATGAACAAT CAAGGAAGAAGTGAGGTCAGTGACGATCTACAGAGAGCCATTGATAACATGGAGAGGAAGACCAAAGACCTAAAGAGACAG CTGAGAAAAGCAGTGGTGGATCATGTTTCTGACTCGTTCCTTGAGACCAATGTCCCACTGTTAGTCCTGATAGAGGCTGCCAAGGCCGGTGATGAGAGAGGGGTGGAGGAATATGCCCAAGTGTTCGCTGACCATGCCAACAAACTGGTGGAG GTTGCCAATCTCGCCTGCTCCATGTCCAGCAATGCAGAAGGTGTGAAGATGGTGAGATTGACGGCGGCTGAGCTTGAGAGCCTCTGTCCACAG GTCATCAATGCAGCTCGTATTTTGGCCAGTCGACCCAGATCTAAGGTTGCTCAGGAGAACATGGATGTGTTCAAGGACGCCTGGGAGAGGGAGGTCCGAATCTTAACAGACGCAGTTGATGATATTACAACTATCCACGATTTCTTAGCTGTCTCAG AGAGCCATATCCTAGAGGATGTCAACAAATGTGTGGTAGCGCTACAGGAGGGAGATGCAGACACACTTGACCGTACAGCAGGGGCCATCAGGGGGAGATCCTCTCGAGTCTGTAATGTGGTGACAGCGGAGATGGAAAATTACGAGGCAGGGGCATATGTGGACAGAGTAATGGAAGCAGTTGTAATGCTTAGGGACCAAG TGATGCCTAACTTTGCAGAAAAGGTGGAAGTAGCAGTGGATGCTCTCAGTTACAACCCTCCACGGGAAGTGGATGAGAATGAATTCATCGATGCCAGTCGACTTGTTTATGATGGAGTCCGGGATATCAGACAAGCAGTGCTACTAGACAGG ACTGAAGTTGAAACAGATTCAGAAGTTGAAGACGATCCATATGAAACCAGAAGCAAAT CAAGTTACATGACCGGCATGGATGATGACCTCGGTAAGAGTGACCGGGCCATGATGAGGCAGCTGCCTGCGGAGGAGCGGGAGCAGATCCAGATGCAGGTCCAGGAATTCCTGGCAGACAAAATGAAGCTGGACAGAGAGGTTGCCAAGTGGGACGACAGTGGGAACGACATCATTGTCATGGCCAAGCAGATGTGTATGATCATGATGGAGATGACAGACTTTACCAG AGGAAGAGGGCCACTAAAGAGTACAATGGATGTGATCAATGCTGCCAAGAAAATCTCTGAGGCTGGTATACAACTGGATAAACTTGCCAAACAAATTGCTGACCAG TGTCCCAACTCGGCCGAAAAGAAAGATCTGAATGCTTACCTTCAAGAAATCGCTCTCTTTTGCCATCAACTTAACATTACTAGTAGAGTGAAGAGTGATATTACAAGTGTCAGTGAACAAGCTATTGTTGTGACAGGG ttGGACAGTGCCACATCACTCATTATGGCTGCCAAGAATCTCATGAACGCTGTAGTACTGACTGTCAAAGCTTGTTATGTGGCATCTACCAAG TACAAGCAAGCAGGCAATACA TCAACTGTGGTAATGTGGAAAATGAAGCCTCCAGAGAAAAAAGCATTGGTCAAAAGGGAAGATCCCAATGAACTTCGATCCAAAATCCGCAAAGGTGCACGCAAGAAGAATATGGAGCCAGTGAAGGCCCTCAGTGAGTTTCAGGAAATCGACAGTTTTTGCTGA
- the LOC105337238 gene encoding catenin alpha-2 isoform X3, which produces MSVGSPMVGSLQVKWDPKNLEIRTMSVEKTLEPLVTQVTTLVNQKSPSNKKKGRSKKAHVLSAAVQKATENFIARGEEIANENPDIRVDMMAAVDEVRKTGEVMRDSSTEFAADPCSLSKRGAMVRAARALLSAVTRLLILADMVDVHLLLKSLRMVEGDLDRVRNATSQQELMSSFKDLGESLVDLAQRAAQRQNDLKDPRRRDDLAAARAVLKKNSMMLLTTSKAYVRHPELAPAKSNRDYAYQQLVDAVNTISGVAQASGASDAHPYEGAGELASALDELMQKIIMDPLTYNEVRTRPSLEERLESIISGAALMADSSCTRDDRRERIVQECNAVRQALQDLLTEYMNNCRKPHTSKFKSQQGRSEVSDDLQRAIDNMERKTKDLKRQLRKAVVDHVSDSFLETNVPLLVLIEAAKAGDERGVEEYAQVFADHANKLVEVANLACSMSSNAEGVKMVRLTAAELESLCPQVINAARILASRPRSKVAQENMDVFKDAWEREVRILTDAVDDITTIHDFLAVSESHILEDVNKCVVALQEGDADTLDRTAGAIRGRSSRVCNVVTAEMENYEAGAYVDRVMEAVVMLRDQVMPNFAEKVEVAVDALSYNPPREVDENEFIDASRLVYDGVRDIRQAVLLDRTEVETDSEVEDDPYETRSKSSYMTGMDDDLGKSDRAMMRQLPAEEREQIQMQVQEFLADKMKLDREVAKWDDSGNDIIVMAKQMCMIMMEMTDFTRGRGPLKSTMDVINAAKKISEAGIQLDKLAKQIADQCPNSAEKKDLNAYLQEIALFCHQLNITSRVKSDITSVSEQAIVVTGLDSATSLIMAAKNLMNAVVLTVKACYVASTKYKQAGNTSTVVMWKMKPPEKKALVKREDPNELRSKIRKGARKKNMEPVKALSEFQEIDSFC; this is translated from the exons ATGAGTGTTGGTTCCCCTATGGTGGGGTCCCTGCAGGTAAAATGGGACCCCAAGAATCTGGAGATTCGAACCATGTCTGTAGAAAAGACCTTGGAACCACTGGTCACTCAG GTGACTACGTTGGTGAATCAAAAAAGCCCTTCAAACAAGAAGAAGGGCAGATCAAAGAAAGCCCATGTTTTGAGTGCCGCTGTACAGAAAGCTACAGAGAATTTTATCGCAAGGGGAGAGGAAATAGCCAACGAAAACCCAGACATTAGGGTGGATATGATGGCAGCTGTTGATGAAGTCAGAAAAACAG GTGAGGTGATGCGAGACTCCTCCACAGAATTCGCTGCTGACCCCTGCTCCCTGTCCAAGAGAGGAGCCATGGTCCGGGCCGCCAGGGCTCTCCTGTCAGCTGTCACTCGACTACTGATTCTAGCAGATATGGTTGATGTCCATCTATTACTGAAATCCCTCAGAATG GTTGAAGGTGATTTGGACAGAGTCCGTAATGCTACGAGTCAGCAGGAACTGATGTCCAGTTTCAAAGACCTAGGAGAGAGTCTGGTGGACCTTGCTCAGCGGGCTGCTCAAAGACAAAAT GATCTGAAGGACCCCAGGAGGAGAGACGACTTAGCTGCTGCCAGGGCCGTCCTCAAGAAGAACAGTATGATGCTGCTCACCACTTCAAAG GCGTACGTGAGACACCCAGAGCTTGCCCCTGCCAAATCCAACAGGGACTATGCCTACCAGCAGCTTGTGGATGCTGTCAACACTATATCGGGGGTGGCCCAGGCCTCTGGGGCCTCTGATGCTCACCCGTATGAGGGGGCAGGAGAATTAGCCTCAGCTCTTGATGAATTAATG caaaaaataattatggatCCCCTGACCTACAATGAAGTGAGAACGAGGCCATCATTAGAGGAACGACTGGAGAGCATCATCAGTGGAGCTGCTCTAATGGCCGACTCCTCCTGCACGAGGGATGATCGCAGGGAAAGGATTGTACAGGAGTGTAATGCTGTCAGACAGGCACTACAAGACCTGCTAACGGAGTACATGAACAAT TGCAGGAAGCCACATACAAGTAAATTCAAGTCTCAG CAAGGAAGAAGTGAGGTCAGTGACGATCTACAGAGAGCCATTGATAACATGGAGAGGAAGACCAAAGACCTAAAGAGACAG CTGAGAAAAGCAGTGGTGGATCATGTTTCTGACTCGTTCCTTGAGACCAATGTCCCACTGTTAGTCCTGATAGAGGCTGCCAAGGCCGGTGATGAGAGAGGGGTGGAGGAATATGCCCAAGTGTTCGCTGACCATGCCAACAAACTGGTGGAG GTTGCCAATCTCGCCTGCTCCATGTCCAGCAATGCAGAAGGTGTGAAGATGGTGAGATTGACGGCGGCTGAGCTTGAGAGCCTCTGTCCACAG GTCATCAATGCAGCTCGTATTTTGGCCAGTCGACCCAGATCTAAGGTTGCTCAGGAGAACATGGATGTGTTCAAGGACGCCTGGGAGAGGGAGGTCCGAATCTTAACAGACGCAGTTGATGATATTACAACTATCCACGATTTCTTAGCTGTCTCAG AGAGCCATATCCTAGAGGATGTCAACAAATGTGTGGTAGCGCTACAGGAGGGAGATGCAGACACACTTGACCGTACAGCAGGGGCCATCAGGGGGAGATCCTCTCGAGTCTGTAATGTGGTGACAGCGGAGATGGAAAATTACGAGGCAGGGGCATATGTGGACAGAGTAATGGAAGCAGTTGTAATGCTTAGGGACCAAG TGATGCCTAACTTTGCAGAAAAGGTGGAAGTAGCAGTGGATGCTCTCAGTTACAACCCTCCACGGGAAGTGGATGAGAATGAATTCATCGATGCCAGTCGACTTGTTTATGATGGAGTCCGGGATATCAGACAAGCAGTGCTACTAGACAGG ACTGAAGTTGAAACAGATTCAGAAGTTGAAGACGATCCATATGAAACCAGAAGCAAAT CAAGTTACATGACCGGCATGGATGATGACCTCGGTAAGAGTGACCGGGCCATGATGAGGCAGCTGCCTGCGGAGGAGCGGGAGCAGATCCAGATGCAGGTCCAGGAATTCCTGGCAGACAAAATGAAGCTGGACAGAGAGGTTGCCAAGTGGGACGACAGTGGGAACGACATCATTGTCATGGCCAAGCAGATGTGTATGATCATGATGGAGATGACAGACTTTACCAG AGGAAGAGGGCCACTAAAGAGTACAATGGATGTGATCAATGCTGCCAAGAAAATCTCTGAGGCTGGTATACAACTGGATAAACTTGCCAAACAAATTGCTGACCAG TGTCCCAACTCGGCCGAAAAGAAAGATCTGAATGCTTACCTTCAAGAAATCGCTCTCTTTTGCCATCAACTTAACATTACTAGTAGAGTGAAGAGTGATATTACAAGTGTCAGTGAACAAGCTATTGTTGTGACAGGG ttGGACAGTGCCACATCACTCATTATGGCTGCCAAGAATCTCATGAACGCTGTAGTACTGACTGTCAAAGCTTGTTATGTGGCATCTACCAAG TACAAGCAAGCAGGCAATACA TCAACTGTGGTAATGTGGAAAATGAAGCCTCCAGAGAAAAAAGCATTGGTCAAAAGGGAAGATCCCAATGAACTTCGATCCAAAATCCGCAAAGGTGCACGCAAGAAGAATATGGAGCCAGTGAAGGCCCTCAGTGAGTTTCAGGAAATCGACAGTTTTTGCTGA